A region of Pseudomonas putida DNA encodes the following proteins:
- a CDS encoding HugZ family protein: MSTKAIRPARELLLKEYRGVLSTHSKSMPGFPFGSVVPYCLDAQGNPLILISRIAQHTHNLQKDPKCSLLVGEREAEDVQAVGRLTVMAEAHKVVDDAAIEAAAERYYRYFPDAADYHKAHDFDFWVLQPVRHRYIGGFGAIHWLDHVTLANPFAGKAEASMIEHMNSDHANAIAHYVELTDLPGTVPAQMVGIDSEGMHLRIGQAVHWLPFPSPCNTPTQVREALVLLARADQWPVAAEVEG; the protein is encoded by the coding sequence GTGAGTACCAAAGCCATCCGCCCCGCCCGGGAACTGCTGCTCAAGGAATACCGCGGCGTGCTCTCGACCCATTCCAAGTCCATGCCCGGTTTCCCGTTTGGCTCGGTCGTGCCGTATTGCCTGGATGCGCAGGGCAACCCTCTGATCCTCATCAGCCGCATCGCCCAACACACCCACAACCTGCAAAAAGACCCTAAGTGCTCGCTGCTGGTCGGTGAACGCGAAGCAGAGGATGTGCAGGCGGTCGGCCGCCTCACGGTGATGGCCGAAGCGCACAAGGTGGTGGATGACGCCGCCATCGAAGCTGCGGCCGAGCGCTACTACCGGTACTTCCCCGACGCTGCCGACTACCACAAAGCCCACGACTTCGACTTCTGGGTGCTGCAGCCGGTGCGCCACCGCTACATCGGCGGCTTTGGCGCCATCCACTGGCTTGACCATGTGACCTTGGCCAACCCGTTCGCGGGCAAGGCCGAGGCCAGCATGATCGAGCACATGAACAGCGATCACGCCAATGCCATCGCCCACTACGTCGAACTGACCGACCTGCCAGGCACTGTGCCTGCGCAAATGGTCGGTATCGACAGCGAAGGCATGCACTTGCGCATTGGTCAGGCGGTGCATTGGCTGCCATTCCCGAGCCCGTGCAATACGCCGACACAAGTACGCGAAGCCCTGGTATTGCTGGCGCGTGCCGACCAGTGGCCGGTTGCTGCTGAAGTCGAGGGTTGA
- a CDS encoding FxsA family protein → MRAFLLLFLLFPVLELFVFVKVSAAIGFFPALLLIIAGSALGVLVMRVAGLATALRARESLQRGELPAEDMFQGMMLAVGGGLLLLPGFISDVLGLICLLPFTRHLAARKMRQRAEEQAMRQRAFQDDPFQAQPPRDAGHRPNVIEGEYERRDK, encoded by the coding sequence ATGCGTGCTTTTCTACTGTTGTTTCTGCTTTTTCCTGTGCTGGAGCTGTTTGTCTTCGTCAAGGTCAGTGCGGCCATCGGGTTTTTCCCGGCGCTGCTGCTGATTATCGCTGGCTCCGCTCTGGGTGTGCTGGTAATGCGGGTGGCCGGGCTGGCCACCGCACTGCGTGCCCGTGAAAGCCTGCAGCGCGGCGAACTGCCCGCTGAGGACATGTTCCAGGGGATGATGCTGGCGGTGGGTGGCGGCTTGCTGCTGTTGCCGGGTTTCATCAGCGATGTGCTGGGCCTGATCTGCCTGTTGCCGTTCACCCGTCACCTGGCCGCGCGCAAGATGCGCCAGCGTGCCGAGGAGCAGGCCATGCGCCAGCGGGCGTTTCAGGACGATCCGTTTCAGGCGCAGCCACCTCGTGATGCCGGCCACCGGCCAAATGTGATCGAGGGCGAGTACGAACGTCGCGACAAGTAA
- a CDS encoding co-chaperone GroES codes for MKLRPLHDRVVIRRSEEESKTAGGIVLPGSAAEKPNRGEVVAVGTGRILENGEVRALAVKVGDKVVFGPYSGSNTVKVDGEDLLVMAENEILAVIEG; via the coding sequence ATGAAGCTTCGTCCTCTGCATGACCGCGTAGTCATCCGTCGCAGCGAAGAAGAATCGAAAACCGCTGGCGGTATCGTCCTGCCGGGTTCGGCCGCTGAAAAACCAAACCGCGGCGAAGTTGTCGCCGTCGGCACCGGTCGCATCCTGGAAAATGGCGAAGTACGCGCGCTGGCCGTGAAAGTGGGTGACAAAGTGGTTTTCGGCCCTTACTCGGGCAGCAACACCGTGAAAGTCGACGGCGAAGACCTGCTGGTAATGGCCGAGAACGAGATTCTCGCCGTTATCGAAGGCTGA
- the groL gene encoding chaperonin GroEL (60 kDa chaperone family; promotes refolding of misfolded polypeptides especially under stressful conditions; forms two stacked rings of heptamers to form a barrel-shaped 14mer; ends can be capped by GroES; misfolded proteins enter the barrel where they are refolded when GroES binds), translating to MAAKDVKFGDSARKKMLVGVNVLADAVKATLGPKGRNVVLAKSFGAPTITKDGVSVAKEIELKDAFENMGAQLVKEVASKANDAAGDGTTTATVLAQAIVNEGLKAVAAGMNPMDLKRGIDKATAAVVAELKNLSKPCSDSKAIAQVGTISANSDTSIGEIIAEAMEKVGKEGVITVEEGSGLENELSVVEGMQFDRGYLSPYFVNKPDTMVAELDGPLLLLVDKKISNIRELLPVLEAVAKSGRPLLIVAEDVEGEALATLVVNNMRGIVKVAAVKAPGFGDRRKAMLQDIAVLTGGQVISEEIGLSLETATLEHLGNAKRVILSKENTTIIDGAGVEDDIQARVKQIRAQIEETSSDYDREKLQERLAKLAGGVAVIKVGAGTEVEMKEKKARVEDALHATRAAVEEGVVPGGGVALVRALNAIVDLKGDNEDQNVGIALLRRAVESPLRQITANAGDEPSVVADKVKQGSGNFGYNAATGEYGDMIEMGILDPAKVTRSALQAAASIGGLMITTEAMIADAPSDAPAGGGMPDMGGMGGMGGMM from the coding sequence ATGGCTGCTAAAGACGTAAAATTCGGCGATTCCGCCCGTAAAAAAATGCTGGTTGGCGTCAACGTTCTGGCTGACGCGGTAAAAGCGACCCTGGGCCCGAAAGGCCGCAACGTGGTCCTGGCCAAGAGCTTCGGCGCACCGACCATCACCAAGGACGGCGTTTCCGTTGCCAAAGAAATCGAGCTGAAAGACGCCTTCGAAAACATGGGCGCCCAGCTGGTCAAGGAAGTCGCTTCCAAGGCCAACGATGCAGCCGGTGACGGCACCACCACCGCTACCGTTCTGGCTCAAGCCATCGTCAACGAAGGCCTGAAAGCCGTCGCTGCCGGCATGAACCCAATGGACCTCAAGCGCGGTATCGACAAGGCCACCGCCGCTGTCGTTGCCGAGCTGAAAAACCTGTCCAAGCCATGCTCGGACTCGAAAGCCATTGCCCAGGTTGGCACCATCTCTGCCAACTCCGACACTTCCATCGGTGAAATCATCGCCGAAGCCATGGAAAAAGTCGGTAAAGAAGGCGTGATCACCGTTGAAGAAGGCTCGGGCCTGGAAAACGAACTGTCTGTCGTTGAAGGCATGCAGTTCGACCGTGGTTACCTGTCGCCTTACTTCGTCAACAAGCCGGACACCATGGTTGCCGAGCTGGATGGCCCGCTGCTGCTGCTGGTCGACAAGAAGATCTCCAACATCCGCGAACTGCTGCCAGTACTGGAAGCTGTTGCCAAGTCCGGCCGCCCACTGCTGATCGTTGCAGAAGACGTCGAAGGCGAAGCGCTGGCTACCCTGGTAGTCAACAACATGCGCGGTATCGTCAAAGTTGCTGCGGTCAAGGCACCAGGCTTCGGCGACCGCCGCAAGGCCATGCTGCAGGACATCGCTGTCCTGACCGGCGGCCAGGTCATCTCCGAAGAAATCGGCCTGTCCCTGGAAACCGCTACCCTGGAGCACCTGGGTAACGCCAAGCGCGTCATCCTGTCCAAGGAAAACACCACCATCATCGACGGTGCTGGCGTTGAAGACGACATCCAGGCACGCGTCAAGCAGATCCGTGCCCAGATCGAAGAGACTTCCTCGGACTACGACCGTGAGAAGCTGCAAGAGCGTCTGGCCAAACTGGCTGGCGGTGTTGCCGTGATCAAGGTCGGTGCTGGCACCGAAGTCGAAATGAAAGAGAAAAAAGCCCGCGTTGAAGACGCCCTGCACGCTACCCGTGCAGCCGTTGAAGAAGGCGTGGTGCCTGGCGGTGGTGTTGCCCTGGTGCGTGCTCTGAACGCTATCGTTGACCTCAAAGGCGACAACGAAGACCAGAACGTCGGTATCGCGCTGCTGCGTCGCGCCGTTGAATCGCCGCTGCGTCAGATCACTGCCAACGCCGGCGACGAGCCAAGCGTTGTGGCCGACAAGGTCAAGCAGGGTTCGGGCAACTTCGGTTACAACGCTGCTACCGGTGAGTACGGCGACATGATCGAGATGGGCATCCTGGACCCAGCCAAGGTCACCCGTTCGGCCCTGCAAGCTGCTGCTTCGATTGGCGGTCTGATGATCACCACCGAAGCCATGATTGCTGATGCCCCGAGCGATGCTCCAGCTGGCGGCGGCATGCCAGACATGGGCGGCATGGGTGGCATGGGCGGCATGATGTAA
- a CDS encoding phosphatase PAP2 family protein encodes MHARTRPRPINLWLYLGIPLVTAVALILLELTSVDMDVANLFFDPAAGQFIGRHSYLLENVLHDGVKQVVILLGLLALLTFALSFFWARLFGWRRELGCLVLALSVSTAFVTPLKKVTQVQCPWSLSQFGGKETYSKLLEARPATDKPGLCWPGGHAATGFCLFALFFALRDRRPRLARVALVVAVIAGSVLSAGRMMQGAHFLSHNVWTAVFCWLIGLGSYYLVLYRRGRVGAPAVEGSVA; translated from the coding sequence ATGCACGCACGTACCCGCCCTCGGCCGATCAATCTCTGGCTGTACCTGGGCATCCCGCTGGTGACGGCAGTGGCCTTGATCCTGTTAGAGCTGACATCGGTCGACATGGACGTGGCCAACCTGTTCTTCGACCCGGCCGCCGGGCAATTCATCGGGCGTCACAGCTACTTGCTGGAGAACGTACTGCATGACGGGGTCAAGCAGGTGGTGATCCTGTTGGGGCTGTTGGCACTGCTGACATTTGCCCTGAGCTTCTTCTGGGCGCGCTTGTTCGGCTGGCGCCGAGAACTGGGCTGCCTGGTGCTGGCGCTGAGTGTGTCCACGGCATTCGTCACACCGCTGAAAAAGGTCACTCAGGTGCAGTGCCCCTGGAGCCTGAGCCAGTTCGGTGGCAAGGAAACCTACAGCAAACTGCTGGAGGCACGCCCTGCCACCGACAAGCCTGGCCTGTGCTGGCCGGGGGGGCATGCCGCGACCGGTTTCTGCCTGTTCGCCTTGTTCTTCGCACTGCGCGACCGGCGCCCGCGGCTGGCCAGGGTGGCGCTGGTGGTGGCGGTGATAGCCGGTTCGGTGCTGTCGGCCGGGCGGATGATGCAGGGCGCGCACTTCTTGTCGCACAACGTGTGGACGGCGGTGTTCTGCTGGTTGATCGGGTTGGGATCGTATTATCTGGTTCTGTATCGGCGAGGGCGGGTTGGAGCGCCGGCCGTTGAGGGCAGTGTTGCCTGA
- the colR gene encoding two-component system response regulator ColR, which translates to MRILLVEDNRDILANLADYLGMKGYTVDCAQDGLSGLHLAATEHYDLIVLDIMLPGIDGYTLCKRLREDARRDTPVIMLTARDQLDDRLQGFRSGADDYLLKPFALSELAARIEAVLRRAQGGGRRTLQVADLSYDLDTLEVTRQGRLLKLNPVGLKLLAVLMQKSPHVLRREVLEEALWGDDCPDSDSLRSHVHQLRQVIDKPFEKPLLHTVHGVGYRLAEGRDGV; encoded by the coding sequence ATGCGCATTCTATTGGTTGAAGACAACCGCGATATCCTTGCCAACCTGGCCGATTACCTGGGCATGAAAGGCTACACCGTCGATTGCGCCCAGGACGGCCTGTCGGGCTTGCACCTGGCCGCCACCGAGCATTACGACCTGATCGTGCTCGACATCATGTTGCCCGGCATCGATGGCTATACCTTGTGCAAACGCCTGCGCGAAGACGCTCGGCGTGACACTCCGGTGATCATGCTGACCGCTCGCGATCAACTGGACGACCGCCTGCAAGGCTTCCGCTCCGGGGCCGACGATTACCTGCTCAAGCCTTTTGCACTGTCAGAGCTGGCCGCCCGTATCGAAGCGGTGCTGCGCCGCGCCCAGGGCGGTGGCCGTCGCACCTTGCAGGTCGCCGACCTGAGCTACGACCTCGATACCCTGGAGGTCACGCGTCAGGGGCGCCTGCTCAAGCTCAACCCGGTCGGCCTCAAGCTGCTTGCCGTGCTGATGCAGAAAAGCCCGCACGTACTGCGTCGCGAGGTACTGGAAGAGGCCCTGTGGGGCGACGACTGCCCTGACAGCGACAGCCTGCGCAGCCATGTGCACCAGCTGCGCCAGGTGATCGACAAACCGTTCGAAAAACCGCTGCTGCATACCGTCCATGGCGTCGGCTATCGCCTCGCCGAGGGCCGCGATGGAGTTTAA
- a CDS encoding sensor histidine kinase, whose product MEFKQSLAQRIIIAFALMSALVAGAFAFGIVATVHLVEERLISTVLGGDLQRLLRMDSVSDWSHRPRPDQLFYFSGGRDDFELPKDLRHLNSGFHEVFRDQLSYHAMVEIVDGRRYVLLQDQSDFEERERVLFAVVVVGFVLSLVLAVILGWLVARRVMAPVIRLARQVRHRDQLLGLAPPLAPDYAADEVGQLAVAFDDTLGRLRDALTRERLFTSDVSHELRTPLMVLATSCELLMENQTLDPRARSQVERVARATEEMRELVKTFLMLARAQRDEGAVASQATLREVADELTGVWRDTIEQKGLTLYFDGRVSASPVLYNATFLQSVMGNLLRNAAHYTDSGYIRLSLEANGFSVEDSGVGIPEEQREAMFKPFVRGDERRGEGLGLGLSLVQRICDDQGWRVTLTSTLPHGCRFQVDLSKSVEKADPSALVE is encoded by the coding sequence ATGGAGTTTAAGCAAAGCCTTGCCCAGCGCATCATCATCGCCTTTGCGTTGATGAGCGCGCTGGTCGCCGGCGCCTTCGCCTTCGGCATTGTCGCCACCGTGCACCTGGTTGAAGAGCGGCTGATTTCCACGGTGCTGGGCGGCGATCTGCAACGCCTGCTGCGCATGGACAGCGTGAGCGACTGGAGCCATCGGCCGCGCCCTGACCAGCTGTTCTACTTCAGTGGTGGGCGTGACGATTTCGAGTTGCCCAAAGACTTGCGCCATCTCAACAGCGGTTTCCATGAAGTGTTTCGCGACCAGCTGTCGTACCACGCGATGGTCGAGATCGTTGACGGTCGCCGTTACGTGCTGCTGCAGGACCAGAGCGATTTCGAAGAGCGCGAGCGCGTGCTGTTCGCGGTTGTCGTCGTGGGCTTTGTGCTCAGCCTGGTACTGGCCGTCATCCTTGGCTGGCTGGTGGCGCGCAGGGTGATGGCACCGGTGATCCGCCTGGCGCGTCAGGTACGCCATCGCGACCAGTTGCTCGGCCTGGCACCGCCGTTGGCACCCGATTACGCGGCGGACGAAGTGGGCCAGTTGGCGGTAGCCTTCGACGATACCCTGGGCCGCCTGCGCGATGCCTTGACCCGTGAGCGGTTGTTCACCAGCGACGTCAGCCACGAACTGCGCACCCCGTTGATGGTGCTGGCCACCTCGTGCGAGCTGCTGATGGAAAACCAGACCCTGGACCCGCGTGCGCGTAGCCAGGTCGAGCGTGTTGCTCGGGCTACTGAAGAAATGCGCGAGCTGGTCAAGACCTTCCTGATGCTCGCCCGTGCCCAGCGCGACGAGGGTGCGGTGGCCTCGCAGGCGACCTTGCGCGAGGTTGCCGACGAACTCACCGGCGTCTGGCGCGATACCATCGAGCAGAAGGGGCTGACCCTTTATTTCGATGGGCGCGTCAGTGCAAGCCCGGTGCTGTACAACGCCACCTTCCTGCAATCGGTGATGGGCAACCTGCTGCGCAATGCCGCGCACTACACCGACAGCGGTTACATTCGCCTGAGCCTTGAAGCGAATGGGTTCAGTGTTGAGGACAGTGGTGTGGGCATCCCCGAGGAGCAGCGCGAGGCGATGTTCAAACCGTTCGTGCGCGGTGACGAACGGCGCGGCGAAGGGCTGGGCCTGGGGCTGTCGCTGGTGCAGCGTATCTGTGACGATCAGGGGTGGCGTGTCACCCTGACATCGACCTTGCCGCACGGCTGCCGCTTCCAGGTGGACCTCAGCAAAAGTGTGGAGAAGGCTGACCCTTCGGCGCTTGTCGAGTAA
- a CDS encoding class I SAM-dependent methyltransferase, which translates to MRSPIKLEFSEKYDKDHAREYFLKHQDGLARRLSHKRDEQLARRALALAGEPGLVLDLPCGAGRFWPLLAEKPNRVIIGADNSEAMIETACAAQPPEVVARVRPLQTSAFDIDLPDNSVDSIFCMRLFHHIGEAAHRKTILSEFQRVSRDSVILSLWVDGNFKAWRRKKLEQRRSAKSEQDNYQNRFVLPADTVEEEFKAAGFRIQERLDFLPFYAMWRVYVLRKG; encoded by the coding sequence ATGCGTAGCCCCATCAAGCTTGAATTTTCCGAGAAATACGACAAAGACCACGCGCGTGAGTATTTTCTCAAGCATCAGGATGGCCTGGCCCGACGCCTTTCCCATAAACGTGACGAGCAGCTGGCACGTCGCGCACTGGCCTTGGCCGGTGAGCCCGGCCTGGTGCTGGACCTGCCTTGCGGTGCCGGTCGCTTCTGGCCGCTGCTGGCGGAAAAACCCAATCGGGTGATCATCGGTGCCGACAACTCCGAGGCGATGATCGAGACAGCCTGTGCCGCGCAACCGCCAGAGGTGGTTGCACGGGTACGTCCCTTGCAGACGTCTGCGTTCGACATCGATTTGCCGGACAACTCGGTAGACAGCATTTTCTGCATGCGATTGTTTCACCACATTGGCGAAGCCGCCCACAGAAAGACTATTCTTTCGGAATTTCAACGAGTTAGCCGTGATAGTGTGATCCTGTCGTTGTGGGTGGATGGCAACTTCAAAGCCTGGCGACGGAAAAAGCTCGAGCAGCGCCGTAGCGCCAAGTCTGAACAGGACAATTACCAGAACCGTTTCGTGTTACCAGCAGACACGGTCGAAGAAGAATTCAAGGCAGCCGGTTTCAGAATTCAGGAACGCTTGGACTTCCTGCCGTTCTATGCCATGTGGCGAGTCTATGTATTGCGCAAGGGGTAG
- a CDS encoding lipopolysaccharide kinase InaA family protein: protein MAVAQNGESRFDFYWRQQGEWVEEPNQRRGGESGVQRLNDASGKLLYAKRQVGHIYRSLLHPFGRPTVLRELDALNSFEQLGVRVPRIVFCGAERDADHQWRALLVSEALDGFVELDTWHAEGARERYPQVVHERMLKDLADNLARMHLGHWQHGCLYGKHVFIKVIGEGEQARVEVALLDLEKCRRRISCQRAAGNDLRQLRRHSSFNDAEWQTLLYFYQMAFGSVVKGLGQ, encoded by the coding sequence ATGGCTGTAGCCCAGAATGGGGAGTCGCGGTTCGATTTTTACTGGCGCCAGCAGGGTGAATGGGTTGAGGAACCCAACCAGCGGCGTGGCGGCGAGAGTGGCGTGCAGCGCCTCAATGACGCCAGCGGCAAGCTGTTGTATGCCAAGCGCCAGGTCGGGCACATCTACCGCAGCCTGCTCCACCCCTTTGGCCGGCCGACCGTATTGCGTGAACTCGATGCGCTCAACAGCTTCGAGCAATTGGGTGTGCGTGTACCGCGCATCGTCTTTTGTGGTGCCGAGCGCGATGCCGACCATCAATGGCGGGCGCTGCTGGTCAGCGAAGCGCTGGATGGCTTTGTCGAACTCGACACCTGGCATGCCGAAGGTGCCCGCGAGCGTTATCCACAGGTGGTGCATGAGCGCATGCTCAAGGACCTGGCCGATAACCTGGCGCGCATGCACTTGGGGCATTGGCAGCACGGTTGCCTGTATGGCAAGCATGTCTTCATCAAGGTCATCGGCGAGGGCGAACAGGCCCGGGTCGAAGTCGCCCTGCTGGACCTGGAGAAGTGTCGGCGGCGCATCAGTTGCCAGCGAGCGGCAGGTAACGACCTGCGTCAGTTGCGCCGCCACTCGTCGTTCAATGACGCGGAGTGGCAGACATTGCTCTACTTTTACCAGATGGCGTTTGGCAGCGTTGTCAAAGGGTTAGGGCAATGA
- a CDS encoding multidrug efflux RND transporter permease subunit, with product MAFTDPFIRRPVLATVVSLLILLLGFQAWSKLQIRQYPQMENALITVTTAYPGANAETIQGYITQPLQQSLASAEGIDYMTSVSRQNFSIISIYARIGADSDRLFTELLAKANEVRNKLPQDSEDPVLSKEAADASALMYISFYSKEMSNPQITDYLSRVIQPKLATLPGMAEAEILGNQVFAMRIWIDPVKLAGYGLSATDVTNAVRRYNFLSAAGEVKGEYVVTSINASTELKSAEAFAALPVKTSGDSRVLLGDVARVEMGAENYDTVSSFDGIPSVYIGIKATPAANPLEVIKEVRRIMPELESQLPSALKVSIAYDATLFIQASIDEVIKTLGEAVLIVIVVVFLFLGALRSVLIPVVTIPLSMIGVLFFMQMMGYSLNLLTLLAMVLAIGLVVDDAIVVVENIHRHMEEGKTPFDAALEGAREIAMPVVSMTITLAAVYAPIGFLTGLTGALFKEFALTLAGAVIISGIVALTLSPMMCALLLRQEQNPTGLAHRLDVLFEGLKVRYQRLLHATLESRPVVLVFAVIILCLIPVLLKFTQNELAPNEDQGVIFMMSSSPQTANLDYLNAYTDQFTPLFKTFPEYYSSFQINGFNGVQSGIGGFLLKPWNARERTQMELLPLVQAKLEEIGGLQIFGFNLPSLPGTGEGLPFQFVINTAGDYPALLDVAQRIKARAQESGKFAFLDIDLAFDKPEVVVDIDRAKAAQMGVSMDALGGTLATLLGEGEINRFTLEGRSYKVIAQVERPYRDNPGWLNNYYVKNDQGQLLPLSTLITLSDRARPRQLNQFQQLNAAIIQGVPMVSLGEALQTVQDIAREEAPEGFAFDYAGVARQYVQEGSALWVTFGLALAIIFLVLAAQFESFRDPLVILVTVPLSICGALLPLFLGISSMNIYTQVGLVTLIGLISKHGILIVEFANQLREEKGLNVREAIEQAAAIRLRPVLMTTAAMVFGMVPLILATGAGAVSRFDIGTVIATGMSIGTLFTLFVLPCIYTLLAHKTVARETSTA from the coding sequence ATGGCGTTCACCGACCCGTTCATCCGTCGCCCGGTCCTGGCCACCGTCGTCAGCCTGCTGATTCTGCTGCTGGGCTTTCAGGCCTGGAGCAAACTGCAGATCCGCCAATACCCGCAGATGGAAAACGCCCTGATCACGGTGACCACCGCGTACCCTGGCGCCAACGCCGAAACCATCCAGGGTTACATCACCCAGCCGTTGCAGCAGAGCCTGGCAAGCGCCGAAGGCATCGACTACATGACCTCGGTGAGCCGCCAGAACTTCTCGATCATCTCCATCTATGCGCGCATCGGCGCCGACAGCGACCGTTTGTTCACCGAATTGCTGGCCAAGGCCAACGAGGTGCGCAACAAGCTGCCGCAAGATTCCGAAGACCCGGTGCTAAGCAAGGAGGCGGCCGATGCCTCGGCGCTGATGTACATCAGCTTCTACAGCAAGGAGATGAGCAACCCGCAAATCACCGACTACCTGTCACGGGTCATCCAGCCCAAGCTTGCCACCCTGCCAGGCATGGCCGAAGCGGAGATTCTCGGCAACCAGGTGTTTGCCATGCGCATCTGGATCGACCCGGTGAAACTGGCCGGCTACGGCCTCTCGGCAACTGACGTGACCAACGCCGTGCGCCGCTACAACTTCCTCTCTGCCGCCGGTGAGGTGAAGGGCGAGTACGTGGTCACCAGCATCAACGCCAGCACCGAGCTCAAGTCCGCCGAGGCGTTCGCCGCCCTGCCGGTCAAGACCAGCGGCGACAGCCGGGTGCTGTTGGGCGATGTGGCACGGGTGGAGATGGGCGCTGAAAACTACGACACGGTCAGCTCGTTCGACGGCATTCCCTCCGTCTACATCGGCATCAAGGCCACACCGGCCGCCAACCCGCTGGAGGTGATCAAGGAAGTCCGGCGCATCATGCCGGAGCTTGAGAGCCAGCTGCCCTCGGCACTGAAGGTGTCGATTGCCTACGACGCCACGCTGTTTATCCAGGCCTCCATCGACGAGGTAATCAAGACCCTCGGCGAAGCGGTGCTGATTGTCATCGTGGTGGTGTTCCTGTTCCTCGGCGCCTTGCGCTCGGTACTGATTCCGGTGGTGACCATCCCGTTGTCGATGATCGGCGTGCTGTTCTTCATGCAGATGATGGGCTACTCGCTGAACTTGCTGACCCTGCTGGCGATGGTGCTGGCCATCGGCCTGGTGGTGGACGACGCCATCGTCGTGGTGGAGAACATCCACCGGCACATGGAGGAAGGCAAGACGCCTTTCGATGCGGCGCTGGAAGGTGCCCGGGAAATCGCCATGCCGGTGGTGTCGATGACCATCACCCTGGCTGCCGTGTACGCCCCTATCGGCTTCCTTACCGGGCTCACAGGTGCGCTGTTCAAGGAGTTCGCGCTGACCCTGGCCGGTGCGGTGATCATCTCTGGCATCGTCGCCCTGACCCTTTCACCGATGATGTGCGCGCTGCTGCTGCGCCAGGAACAGAACCCCACGGGCCTTGCCCATCGCCTCGACGTGCTGTTCGAGGGCCTCAAGGTGCGCTACCAGCGCCTGCTACACGCCACCCTGGAAAGCCGGCCAGTGGTGCTGGTGTTCGCGGTGATCATCCTGTGCCTGATCCCGGTGCTGCTCAAGTTCACCCAGAACGAGCTGGCGCCCAACGAGGACCAAGGGGTGATCTTCATGATGAGCAGCTCGCCGCAAACAGCCAACCTCGACTACCTCAATGCCTACACCGACCAGTTCACCCCCCTGTTCAAAACCTTCCCCGAGTACTACTCGTCGTTTCAGATCAACGGTTTCAACGGTGTGCAGAGCGGCATCGGCGGCTTCTTGCTCAAGCCCTGGAACGCACGCGAGCGTACGCAGATGGAACTGCTCCCGCTGGTGCAGGCCAAGCTCGAAGAAATCGGCGGCCTGCAGATCTTCGGTTTCAACCTGCCGTCGTTGCCCGGCACCGGCGAGGGCCTGCCGTTCCAGTTCGTGATCAATACCGCAGGGGATTATCCGGCGTTGCTGGACGTGGCCCAACGTATCAAGGCACGCGCCCAGGAATCGGGCAAGTTCGCCTTCCTCGACATCGACCTGGCTTTCGACAAACCTGAGGTGGTGGTCGATATCGACCGGGCCAAAGCGGCGCAGATGGGGGTCTCGATGGACGCCCTGGGCGGCACCCTGGCGACCTTGCTGGGCGAGGGGGAAATCAACCGTTTCACCCTGGAGGGCCGCAGCTACAAGGTGATTGCCCAGGTCGAGCGGCCTTACCGCGACAACCCCGGCTGGCTCAACAACTACTACGTGAAGAACGACCAGGGCCAACTGTTGCCGCTGTCCACCCTGATCACCCTCAGCGACCGCGCCCGTCCGCGCCAGCTCAACCAGTTCCAGCAGTTGAACGCGGCGATCATCCAGGGCGTGCCCATGGTCAGCCTTGGCGAGGCCTTGCAGACCGTGCAGGACATCGCCCGTGAAGAGGCCCCGGAAGGCTTCGCCTTCGATTATGCCGGCGTGGCACGCCAGTACGTCCAGGAAGGCAGCGCGCTGTGGGTGACCTTCGGCCTGGCGCTGGCGATCATCTTCCTGGTGCTGGCAGCGCAATTCGAGAGCTTCCGCGACCCACTGGTGATTCTGGTGACGGTGCCGCTGTCGATCTGCGGTGCGCTGTTGCCGCTGTTTCTGGGTATCTCCAGCATGAACATCTATACCCAGGTGGGGCTGGTGACACTGATCGGGCTGATCAGCAAGCACGGCATTCTGATCGTCGAGTTCGCCAACCAGTTGCGCGAAGAGAAAGGCCTGAATGTGCGTGAGGCGATCGAGCAAGCAGCCGCCATTCGCCTGCGGCCGGTGCTGATGACCACGGCGGCGATGGTGTTTGGCATGGTGCCGTTGATCCTGGCGACCGGCGCAGGCGCGGTGAGCCGGTTCGATATCGGTACGGTGATTGCGACCGGGATGTCGATCGGGACGCTGTTTACCTTGTTCGTACTGCCTTGTATCTACACCTTGCTGGCGCACAAGACGGTGGCCAGGGAAACGTCGACTGCCTGA